The genomic interval AAAACCGTCCTGGGCAACGCCATGCGGGCCTCCTTCCAGGACAAGGACGCGGCTTCACTGGTCGGGATCAACGTCAGCCTGATCTACATGCTGACCTTCGCCCTCGGGGCGGCTTTGGCCGCGCTCAGCGGCGGGCTCCTCGGGACCATCTCCTACGTCGACCCGTCGATGGGGGCCAAGGGCTTGATGAAGTCCTTCGTCGTCGTCACCATCGGTGGGATGGGCAGCTTCATCGGGGCCATCTTCGGCGGGCTGATCCTGGGCATCGTCGAGGTGCTTGCGGCGGCCTACATCTCCTCCGCCTACAAGGACGTCATCGGCTTCGTCATGGTCGTCGTCGTCCTCCTGTTCCTGCCGTCCGGACTCTTCGGCAAGAGGGAGAGGTACGCATGAAGAAGCCAACCGCCAACTACCTCCTGGCCCTGGCCGGACTGGCCGCGGTCATCCTCGCCCCGAAGATCCTCGACAGCTATACCACTCACATCCTGATGCTGTCGATGCTCAATATCGCCCTCGGGTTGAGTCTCAACTTCACCCTGGGCTACGTCGGCCAGCCGAACTTCGGTCAGGCCGCCCTCTTCGGCGTTGGGGCCTATGCGTCGGCCATCCTGGTGTCCAAGTTCGGGGTTCCCTTCTACGTGTCGATCACAGCGGCGGCCCTGATCACCTTGATCGCCGGGTACGTCTTGGGATACATCTCCTTGCAGCTTCGCGGGGCCTATTTCTGCATGGTCACGATCGCCATCGGCCAGGCCCTGATGCTCATCTCCCAGAACCTCCTGAACCTGACCGGCGGCCCGATGGGTCTGGCCGGGATCGGCCGGCCGGTGCTCTTCGGCGCCGGTTCGGGGGGCTACAGTCTGTGGGTGATCACCGCTGTCGCCCTGGCCCTGATGCTCCTCCTGACCCGGGTGCTCGAGAAGTCGGTCATGGGTCGGGCCTGGGTGGCCATCCGGGAGAGTGAGACCCTGGCCCGCTCGACCGGCATCAACACCTTTAATTTCGCCCTCGTCGCCTACGTGGCCGGGGCCCTCTTCGCCGGCGTCGGCGGCTCCCTCTACGCCCACTATGTCGGCTTCGTCGACCCGAGCATCTTTGCCTTCGCCTGGTCCTCGATGACCGTCGTGGCGGTCGTCATCGGCGGCCGCGGCACCCTCTGGGGGCCGGTCATTGGTGGCGTCCTCGTCACCCTGCTCCCCGAATACTTGCGCGTCGCCGCCATGTGGCGGCTCCCCATGTTCGGCCTGGTCTTGATCCTGATCATCATCTTCATGCCCGACGGGCTGGTCTCTCTGGGCCGTCTGGCCAAGCGGGTGAGGATCGGGCGCAGGCCACCAGTGGCCCTGTCGGCCGGAGGGGGTCGTAAGTCTTGAGCCTCTTGGAGGTACAGAACTGCACGATGAGATTCGGGGGTCTGGTCGCGGTCAGAGAGGCCACCCTCGATGTCAAGGAAGGCGAAATCGTCGGCCT from Bacillota bacterium carries:
- a CDS encoding branched-chain amino acid ABC transporter permease: MKKPTANYLLALAGLAAVILAPKILDSYTTHILMLSMLNIALGLSLNFTLGYVGQPNFGQAALFGVGAYASAILVSKFGVPFYVSITAAALITLIAGYVLGYISLQLRGAYFCMVTIAIGQALMLISQNLLNLTGGPMGLAGIGRPVLFGAGSGGYSLWVITAVALALMLLLTRVLEKSVMGRAWVAIRESETLARSTGINTFNFALVAYVAGALFAGVGGSLYAHYVGFVDPSIFAFAWSSMTVVAVVIGGRGTLWGPVIGGVLVTLLPEYLRVAAMWRLPMFGLVLILIIIFMPDGLVSLGRLAKRVRIGRRPPVALSAGGGRKS